CGGCGCCGCCCGAGGTCGCCTGCAGCTTGACGTTGGACACGGAGCTGTTCCATATCGAGGCGGCGCTCGATATCTGCGAGCGGAAGCTCGGCGCCCGGGAGGCGTCGTAGTAGACGGTCACCGACTGCAGGCCCGGGTGCGCCGCCTGCTTCTTGGCGACCGAGGCGAGGACGGCCTCGAAGAACGCCTTGTTGTTCCCCGCCTCGGCGGCCGAACCCGTGTACCGGGACGGCGCCGGGGTGGGTGCCGCCTCGGTGTGGGCGCTCGCCGGGATCGCGGTGCCCAGCGTCGCGAACGCCAGGCCGACGGCGAGCGCCACGGCTCTGCGGGTGGCCTTCACCGAGGTGACGGACGTACGGATCGAAGTCATGTGGGGGGCTCCTTCTCGTTCGTGTGGGGTGGTGAACGATCGGTTGCCCATGAGTTTCGGGCAGCCCACCGGCCGGCGGATGATGGCAACCGGGGATAGCGCGCGGCTATCACCGCGAACACCGGTACGGCAGTTGGCCTTTGAACATCTGGCGCCCCATCAGTCACCGCCCTTACGCTCCCGGTATGGAGCTGGAGGTGAGGCACCTGCGCGTGCTCTGCGCCATCGCCGACGCCGGGAGCCTGCACCGGGCCGCCCGGGAACTCGGCATGGCACAGCCCTCGTTGAGCACCCAGCTGCGCCGGATCGAGCAGACGCTCGGCGGCCGGCTGTTCACCCGCGGCCGTACCGGCAGCCGCCCCACCCCGCTCGGGCACATCGTGGTGAGCCGGGCCCGGCCGCTCGTCGCCGAGCTCGCCGCGATCGTGGCCGAGACCCGGGCGGCGGCCGCGCGGGCCGCCGACGGCCCCCGGCTGCGCATCGGCGCCACGGCCAGCCGGGCCCTGCCGGGCTGGCTGCGCCTGCTGCGCGCCCGGGTCCCGGCCGTCGAGCCGAGCCTGCAGATGGACGTGTCGGCGAACGCGCTGCTGCGCATGGTCGCCGAGGGCAGGCTCGACCTGGCGTTCGTGCACGAGGTCGAGGGCAGCCCGCTGCGGGTCCCGGCCGGTCTGTGCCTGCGGGTCCTGGTGGAACGCGAGCCGCAGTTCGTCACCCTGGCCGCCGACCACCCGGCGGCCGCGCGCCGCGAGGTGCGGCTGGCCGACCTCGCCGGCGACCGCTGGATGGTCGACTCGACGGTGGACGGCGAGTGGGACGCGCTGTGCCGGATGCTGCGCCGGGCCGGGATCGAGCCCGACCTGCTGCACGGCGACTACCTCACCGCCTACTCCCTGGCCGCCATCGGCGAGGTGGTCACGGTCAGCCAGCCGACCGCGCGCCCCCGCCCCGATCTCGCCATCCGGCCGCTCGAAGGCGATCCGATAGGGGTACGGCTGCTGCTCGCGGCCCGGACCGTGGCCGAACTCGACGAGTCCTGCCCCGAACTGGAGGAGGCGTACTGGGAGGCGGCGCGCCAGTCGCCGGCCTACCAGGAGTGGCTGCGGCGCGGCACGACCAGCACCGGGTGGTCACCGGCGCACCGCGGACCGGGCGACGACCAGCGGGTACTGGCCTCCGGGCGGTGAGCCGGCGGCGGCCGGGCGCCGGGCGAGCGATGAGTTCCGGCCGCCCGCGGAGTCGGTGGTGCGGCCGCACCACCCCGACGACCCGACCCGACCCGGAGGGACCCGCACCGTGACCGACATCCACGTGTCCGAATCGGCCCTGGACCTGCCCGACGGCCGTACGCTGCGCGTCCACGACACCGGCGCGGTCGGAGCGGGGACCCCTCCCGCTCCCCCGGCGCCCGCGCGCCTCACCGTGTTCTGGCAGCACGGCACGCCCAACGTGGGCACGCCGCCGCGGCCGCTGTTCCGGCACTCCGCCCGGCTCGGCATCCGCTGGGTGTCGTACGACCGCCCCGGCTACGGCGGTTCGACGCCGCATCCCGGGCGCTCCGTCGGTTCCGCCGCCACCGATGTCCGCCATGTAGCCGACGCGCTGGGCATCGACCGGTTCGCCCTGATGGGGCACTCGGGCGGCGCCTCGCACGCCCTGGCGAGCGCCGCGGTGCTGCGTGAGCGGGTGCTGGGCGTGGTCGCCGTGTCGGGCCCGGCGCCGTTCGGCGCGCAGGGTCTGGACTGGTTCGCCGGCATGGCCCCGTCCTGCCGGGCGTCG
Above is a genomic segment from Streptomyces collinus Tu 365 containing:
- a CDS encoding alpha/beta fold hydrolase codes for the protein MHVSESALDLPDGRTLRVHDTGAVGAGTPPAPPAPARLTVFWQHGTPNVGTPPRPLFRHSARLGIRWVSYDRPGYGGSTPHPGRSVGSAATDVRHVADALGIDRFALMGHSGGASHALASAAVLRERVLGVVAVSGPAPFGAQGLDWFAGMAPSCRASLTAAAAGRAAKERFEAAAEYDPEMFTEADHAALAGDWSWFHEVVAPAVADGPGGLIDDDLAYVAAWGCDPAAVTAPVLVLHGASDRVVPGAHGEWLAKRCPRAELWLRPSGGHLSVLSEAPAALDWLVAHAHG
- the snpA gene encoding snapalysin — protein: MTSIRTSVTSVKATRRAVALAVGLAFATLGTAIPASAHTEAAPTPAPSRYTGSAAEAGNNKAFFEAVLASVAKKQAAHPGLQSVTVYYDASRAPSFRSQISSAASIWNSSVSNVKLQATSGGADFAYYEGNDSRGSYASTDGHGSGYIFLDYAQNRQYDSIRVAAHETGHVLGLPDHYSGPCSELMSGGGPGTSCTNRYPNATERARVNQLWANGFAKALEKLNKAR
- a CDS encoding LysR family transcriptional regulator, which gives rise to MELEVRHLRVLCAIADAGSLHRAARELGMAQPSLSTQLRRIEQTLGGRLFTRGRTGSRPTPLGHIVVSRARPLVAELAAIVAETRAAAARAADGPRLRIGATASRALPGWLRLLRARVPAVEPSLQMDVSANALLRMVAEGRLDLAFVHEVEGSPLRVPAGLCLRVLVEREPQFVTLAADHPAAARREVRLADLAGDRWMVDSTVDGEWDALCRMLRRAGIEPDLLHGDYLTAYSLAAIGEVVTVSQPTARPRPDLAIRPLEGDPIGVRLLLAARTVAELDESCPELEEAYWEAARQSPAYQEWLRRGTTSTGWSPAHRGPGDDQRVLASGR